A window of Rhododendron vialii isolate Sample 1 chromosome 13a, ASM3025357v1 contains these coding sequences:
- the LOC131313587 gene encoding uncharacterized protein LOC131313587 → MGNCAGRNKASMVWANDDDWESTEGSKGFPNRAKQRLLGENSSSSASSSSSSSSEPCGREVKIKITKKQLRELLGNVDHVQSMPVEQVLSSLVDRSDRFEIQHQRSWRPSLQSIPEVDQ, encoded by the coding sequence ATGGGAAATTGTGCCGGACGTAATAAAGCATCGATGGTGTGGGCAAATGACGATGACTGGGAGTCTACAGAAGGATCAAAGGGATTTCCTAACAGGGCGAAACAAAGACTACTGGGTGAAAACTCATCATCGTCtgcatcttcatcttcatcttcatcatcagAGCCATGTGGTAGAGAGGTGAAGATCAAGATTACAAAGAAGCAGCTGAGGGAATTACTAGGAAATGTTGATCACGTGCAGAGTATGCCTGTGGAACAAGTGTTGTCTTCGTTGGTGGACCGTAGTGATCGGTTTGAGATCCAGCATCAACGGTCGTGGAGGCCGAGTCTACAGAGTATACCGGAAGTGGATCAATAG
- the LOC131313986 gene encoding uncharacterized protein LOC131313986: MLPNNYFSHPLDHQNFHQTVEEGLIDLSSHNPRFFLSVLVDLTIDPAIPSLHIKAKENMSIIAICQKTLAFPVIKMEKMKHSSTTTALFILLLITVWIMSSPVLGCASDGSQCRNCILDRFKYDCPPCMPILRCMSRCLWGGSARAKCVKKCDCNSGYPRLSDCKKCMSECKCSCAQA, from the exons ATGCTGCCTAATAA TTATTTCTCACATCCCCTGGACCATCAAAACTTTCATCAGACGGTTGAGGAGGGGCTGATTGATCTCAGTAGTCACAACCCTCGATTTTTCCTCTCAGTTCTGGTGGATCTCACAATTGACCCTGCTATCCCCTCTCTGCATATAAAAGCTAAAGAGAATATGAGTATTATTGCCATTTGCCAAAAGACCCTTGCTTTCCCTGTGataaagatggagaaaatgaagcaCTCCAGTACCACAACAGCCTTGTTTATTCTGCTGCTGATCACGGTGTGGATCATGAGCTCGCCAGTGCTGGGCTGCGCATCGGACGGCAGCCAGTGCAGGAACTGCATACTGGACCGGTTCAAGTACGACTGCCCGCCGTGCATGCCGATTCTGCGGTGCATGTCGCGGTGCTTGTGGGGCGGCTCGGCACGGGCCAAGTGTGTCAAGAAATGTGACTGCAACAGCGGGTACCCGAGGCTTTCGGATTGCAAGAAATGCATGTCCGAGTGCAAATGCAGCTGTGCTCAGGCTTAG
- the LOC131314472 gene encoding BAG family molecular chaperone regulator 5, mitochondrial → MKPSSRRARSYSSFTTTVTHASPNVHSTPQPKHHPIPTQPAAAAVKIQSAYRSHFIRTLVKKISAVNSEATRLERLIQRQETVDAIRTDDRERIKVNEALMGLLLRLDEVPGVDPTVRELRRRVSRRVVGLQEILDAVSDAKVDYFGCGFLRSWDEVLEKIEEDVCRERGGQEMERFCAENLGFRCLQRFLRDQW, encoded by the coding sequence atgaAGCCCTCCTCTCGCAGAGCGCGCTCGTACTCATCCTTCACCACCACAGTCACCCACGCTTCCCCTAATGTCCACTCCACCCCCCAACCAAAACACCACCCAATACCCACACaacccgccgccgccgccgtcaaGATACAATCCGCCTACCGCTCCCACTTCATCCGGACCCTCGTCAAGAAGATCTCTGCCGTCAATTCGGAAGCCACCCGCCTCGAACGCCTCATCCAGCGGCAGGAGACCGTGGACGCGATCAGGACTGACGACCGCGAGAGGATCAAGGTGAACGAGGCCCTGATGGGGCTGCTGCTGAGGCTGGATGAAGTGCCCGGGGTCGATCCGACGGTGAGGGAGCTGAGGAGGCGCGTTAGCCGTCGGGTCGTGGGGCTGCAGGAGATACTCGACGCCGTGTCTGACGCGAAGGTGGATTATTTCGGATGTGGGTTTTTGAGGAGTTGGGACGAGGTTTTGGAGAAAATAGAGGAGGATGTGTGTAGGGAGAGAGGTGGGCAGGAGATGGAGAGGTTTTGTGCTGAGAATTTAGGGTTTCGTTGTCTCCAGAGGTTTCTTCGCGATCAATGGTGA
- the LOC131312669 gene encoding fumarylacetoacetase: protein MGLKSFVEVHPDSHFPIQNLPYGVFRPQPGSEPRPGVAIGEYVLDLSVIAAHGTFDGPILKGSDCFNQPNLNKFLAMGRPAWKEARAAIQNLLSSTEPKLRDNASLRQIALAPVGQVEMLLPIAIGDYTDFFSSMHHAKNCGTIFRGPENPIPANWFHIPIAYHGRASSVVISGTDIVRPRGQGHPHGGSPYFGPSVKLDFELEMAAIVGPGNELGKPIDVNKAADHIFGLVLMNDWSARDIQAWEYVPLGPFLGKSFGTTVSPWIVTLDALEPFACDAPKQDPQPLPYLAEKISKNYDISLEVRIKPTGEENSHVVTKSNFKHLYWTVTQQLAHHTINGCNLRPGDLLGTGTISGPEPESYGCLLELTWNGQKQLSLGGTTRKFLEDGDEVVITGCSKGNGYNVGFGTCSGKILPSPI, encoded by the exons ATGGGTCTGAAGTCGTTCGTTGAAGTACACCCGGACTCTCACTTCCCAATTCAGAACCTTCCCTATGGCGTGTTCAGGCCCCAACCCGGTTCCGAACCCAGGCCTGGCGTGGCGATCGGGGAATACGTGTTGGACCTCTCCGTGATCGCTGCCCACGGAACGTTCGATGGGCCGATCCTCAAGGGCTCCGATTGTTTCAACCAG CCTAATCTGAACAAGTTCTTGGCTATGGGACGCCCTGCATGGAAGGAAGCTCGTGCAGCAATCCAAAATCTTCTGTCAT CTACTGAACCAAAATTACGTGACAATGCAAGTTTGAGGCAGATTGCACTTGCTCCTGTG GGCCAGGTAGAAATGCTCCTTCCTATTGCAATAGGGGACTACACCGATTTTTTCTCATCGATGCATCATGCAAAGAATTGTGGGACCATATTCCGTGGACCGGAGAATCCAATTCCAGCAAATTG GTTCCATATTCCTATTGCATATCATGGACGAGCATCATCCGTTGTTATTTCTGGAACTGACATTGTGAGACCAAG AGGTCAGGGCCATCCACATGGCGGTTCTCCATATTTTGGTCCTTCAGTGAAGCTGGACTTTGAGCTAGAAATG GCTGCTATAGTTGGTCCTGGGAACGAACTCGGAAAGCCTATAGATGTAAATAAGGCTGCAGATCATATCTTTGGGCTTGTGTTGATGAATGACTGGAGTG CTAGAGATATTCAGGCATGGGAATATGTGCCTCTTGGGCCATTTCTTGGGAAGAGTTTCG GTACAACAGTATCCCCTTGGATTGTGACCTTAGATGCTCTCGAACCTTTTGCCTGTGATGCTCCCAAACAG GACCCTCAACCATTGCCATATCTTGCTGAAAAGATATCAAAGAACTACGACATTTCTTTGGAG GTTCGGATTAAACCTACTGGAGAAGAAAATTCCCATGTTGTCACAAAGAGTAACTTCAAGCACCT ATATTGGACAGTGACTCAACAACTTGCTCATCATACCATCAACGGTTGCAACTTGAGGCCTGGTGATCTCCTTGGGACTGGGACAATTAGCGGACCT GAACCAGAATCTTATGGATGCTTGTTGGAATTAACATGGAATGGACAAAAACAGCTGTCTTTAGGTGGAACAACTCGTAAATTTCTAGAAGATGGAGATGAAGTTGTTATTACTGGTTGCAGCAAG GGCAATGGCTACAATGTTGGGTTTGGGACCTGCTCGGGGAAGATCCTTCCATCACCAATTTGA